In the genome of Devosia rhizoryzae, the window GAGCCGCGCCGGGCTGTGCCGCGCGCCTCGGCGCCCGCTGCGGCGCCGGTTGCCGCAGCCCCGCCACCGCCGCCGGAGCCCGATGTGACCAAGGACCCCGATGCGACGCGGCTTGCGGTTTTCGGGGATTCCTTGGCGATTGATCTCACCAAGGCGCTGGAGCGCTTTTATGCCGAAGACCCCAATATCGTGGTCATCGGGCAGGGGGTTTCGTCGTCCGGGTTCGTGCGCGACGATTATTTCGACTGGAACCAGACCATCGAGGAACAGATCGCCGCCGACAGTTTCGATCTGGCCGTCGTCATCATCGGCATCAATGACCGGCAGGATATTTCGGCCAATGGCCAAAGCTTTGCGCCGCTGAGCGAAGGCTGGAAAGCGGCTTACCAGGCGCGGCTCAACGACTTCCTCAATCGCCTTCGCGCGGCCCGCAAGCCGGTGGTCTGGGTGGGGCTGCCGCCCATGTCGAAGAGCGATTATTCCGGCGCGATTAGCCAGATCAGTGCCCTGCAAAAACTGGCGGCCTTTTCGGGCGGTGCTGAATTTTTGGATATCTACGACCGCTTCCTTGGTGAGGACGGCAAATATTCTTCGCAAGGTCCGGACGTGAACGGGCAGAATGCCCGCATGCGCAAGGATGACGGCATCCACTTCTCCAATGCCGGTTCCGACAAGCTGGCCTTCTATATCAGCCAGGCGCTGAGCGCCTTTTATCGCGGCGGCACGATCAGCGTGGCGGTCGCCGACCCGCTTGCCGGCACCGAAGCTGCGGCGATGTTGCGACCGCCCTACCAAGGGTTGGGGCAGACAAGGCTGCTCGAAGTTGCCGGCGCGGTGACGCCGATCAGCCGGGCGCCGCAGCGCGCTTCGGACCTGCTTATGGCGACGGGATCGACTGAGGCGGCGCCAGCCTTCAGTCTCGATCAGTTGATGCAGGCGC includes:
- a CDS encoding SGNH/GDSL hydrolase family protein, which codes for MKRFVLLFLIAMLAVLDTAPAFAQAPGDDTLVVAQAQTGRRRTLFDLLFGEEPAPPAAPVPEPRRAVPRASAPAAAPVAAAPPPPPEPDVTKDPDATRLAVFGDSLAIDLTKALERFYAEDPNIVVIGQGVSSSGFVRDDYFDWNQTIEEQIAADSFDLAVVIIGINDRQDISANGQSFAPLSEGWKAAYQARLNDFLNRLRAARKPVVWVGLPPMSKSDYSGAISQISALQKLAAFSGGAEFLDIYDRFLGEDGKYSSQGPDVNGQNARMRKDDGIHFSNAGSDKLAFYISQALSAFYRGGTISVAVADPLAGTEAAAMLRPPYQGLGQTRLLEVAGAVTPISRAPQRASDLLMATGSTEAAPAFSLDQLMQAPTGRVDAFGVGVDPEDDMPDEPEVLQ